The genome window ACCAACACCACTACCCCCGAAGACGTGCAAACCTTCCGCGCCAGTGGCGTGCGCTGGCTGATTACCACCACGCCGGTTCTGGAAGGGCGTTCATTCGGTACGAACATGATGGAAGCGGCAATCCTTGCCGCTGCCGGCAGGCGCGAGCCGGTCAACTATGCTCAAGCCGATGGCTATTACCGCTGGCTGGATGGCGTGCTGGATGAACTGAAGTTATCGCCACAGGTGCAGGAGTTGAACGCATGAAAGCCATTCTTGCCGCCGGGGGAGAAGCCTCGATTCAAGACCCCTTATACCCGTACACGCAGGGTAAGCCCAAAGCCCTGCTGGAGATGGCTGGCAAGCCCATGGTGCAGTGGGTAATTGATGCCCTCAATGCCAGTTCGGTGGTTGACTCCATCGTTGTGGTAGGCTTACCGCCACACACCCCGCTGGAAAGCCGCCTGCCTTTGCGCATTCTCCCTGACCATCACGGCATGCTGGAGAATTTTCAGGCAGGTGCGCGTGCCATTTACGAGGAAGAACGCCGCGATCAGATGGTACTGGCGGTCTCTGCGGATATCCCGCTCATCCGTGGGGAGATGGTGGACTGGGTAGCGCAAAATACGCAGGATATTGAAGCGGATGTGTACTATCATATTATCGAGCGCCATGTGATGGAAACCCGTTTCCCTCAATCCAAACGCACTTACCTGCGCATCGAAGGACGCGAGTACTGTGGTGGCGATTTGAACGCCCTGCGCCTGAAAGCCGTTTTGGAAGCCGATTCTCTCTGGAACGCCATGGTACAGGCGCGTAAAAATCCCCTCAAACAGGCGCAGTTGATTGGCTGGGACATTCTGCTCTTGCTTCTTCTGGGGCGGTTGACCATTCCCGAAGCCGAACGGCGTTTCAGCCGGCGTTTGGGATTGCGCGCCCGTGCCATTTCCTGCCCGTACGCCGAACTGGGCATGGATGTGGATAAACCCGTGCAGTACGAACTTGCTCTGCGAGAACTTTCGGCAAGGTAAAAGCATGGCGTCTTCCATCTGGAATTGGGTACAACGGTGGGATGACCGCTGGACACCGCGCTTTACCCTGAAGCCGGGCGGTGGTTGGATATGGCGCAGTGCGGCAGTTCTGGCACACTCCGGCGATTCCTGGTTTTGGGTGGGCGCGCTGGCGCTGGTGTGGCTCTTCACCACCGGAGATTGGCATCGCCGCGCGGCATTGCTGGCGGCGGCGGTTGGGGTTCAGGCGCTGGCGGTATTTGCCCTCAAGCAGTTCATTCGCCGTCCGCGTCCCGAGGGTGAATGGGGGGCGATTTACCGCAATGTGGACCCGCATTCCTTCCCTTCCGGACATGCTGCGAGGGCGGCTTTGCTGGCGGTGATGGGCTTGGGGCTGGGACCGCAGTGGTTTGCCGTCCTGTTGCTCATTTGGGCGCCGCTGGTCAGTCTGGCGCGGGTGGCAACGGGGGTGCATTATCTCTCCGATGTGCTGGCAGGCATCTTGCTGGGGAGCCTGATGGGCGCGGGGATGCTGGCGCTTTCCGACTGGTTGATGCGTTTGTTCCCCTTTTTCTTCTAAGGAAAAAAGCAGGCTGCCCTGCCGAAGGACAGCCTGCCATCAGAGGAGTGGAAATGGCTTCAGCGCTGGCTGACGATTTCCACCAGTTCCTGACTCTCCACTTCGCCTTTCCAGTTCACCAGGCGGAAATCCATCTCTTTGTAACTCCACACCGCTCTGCCAATGCCGTGCTGGCGGAGCAATCCCACGATGTCACGGTGCCAGTTCAGGCGGCTTTCCAGCGGAGCATGGTCGATTGCGCCGTATTCGCCGCAGTACAGGGGCAGATGCGTCTGTTCAAGGAAGTCCACTGCCGGTTGGATGAAGTACCTGAGCATGTCAAGGTTCATTACCTTGCCCCGGTATGCGGCAAATTGCTCTGCATACTCCGGGTGTTGAGCGAGAAATTCTTCCAGATGGGGAATCTCGCCCGGGTAGGGGGTAGTGGTGTCAAAGGCTTTCAGGAAATCCACCCAGTAGGCTTTCTGATGGGTGAAAGGCATGGGTTCGTAAAAATGGAAGGTGTAAACGATATGCGGGTCGTCCACCCGTACCAGGTCTTTAAGCGTCCACGCTGAATTGTAATGGTTTCCTCCAATCATGATCCAGCGTTCGGCATCTACCGAACGAATACGCCGCACAGCCCGCTGAGCTAACTCGTTCCAGGGGGCGCTGGTGGGCAGGACGACTTCGTTCATCAGTTCGAAGATCAGGGTGGGGCGTTCTACCTTGCGGTAACGCCGCGCAAAAGTCTCCCACAGGGCAAGGAAACGTTCCTGCAAATCCACATTCTGGAAGAGGCGGTTTTCTTCCAGGGTGTTGAAACTGAACCCCGGGGCGCGGTGCAGGTCAAGGATCAGGTTGAGGTTGTACTTCTCACACCACTCAATCGTGCGGTCTACGTAGCCAAATCCGCGCTCGTTGTAAGAAAAGGGGTTGTCGTCCGATTCGAAAATGGGGTAATCCATGGGCAGGCGGATGTGATCCATCCCCCATGAGGCGATGCGGGCAATGTCTTCCTCTTGGATAAAGGTCTCAAAATGCTGGTAATCAAATGAGCCGTATTGGGAGATCCACCCCCCCAGATTGACGCCAGCCTGAAAGCCGGAAAGAGTCTCCATGGGGCGCTCCTTTCTACCATGTTGTGGAGAGGGAAAAGTGAACGTTCAACTGATTATAATGCAAAATTTATGGTGAGGAGGCAGTTTTTGTTATCCTGAAATCAGGATACGTTTTCCTGTTTTGAGTCATCAAATGATAAAACTTAAGGCATGGCTTGAATCGCTGGCAATCTTTGTCCTGACTCTGGTTTTGATTGCTGGAGCCAGTCAGTCTTCTCTGGACAGGTGGGAAAGAGGAGTCTCTGCCCGCCCGTTTGTGGAATATGCGGTGATGGTGGCGGTGTCCTGTCTCTTCCTGCTGGCTTTGCGCCGCAATCCTGGGGAATATGGAATTTCTCTCAGAAATTTGCGGGAGTAATTCCACAAGGCGCTTCGCGCCTTTCCGGCAGTGGCGGTGGTCAGCGCTATCTCCGGTATGGTCAATTCCCGGCAATGGCACGGTGCGCTGATTTTAGCCGGAGCGTATCTTGCCTTGCTGTTGGTTTTGGGCAAGAGCATGGAGGCCCTTGTCAACCCCAAGGGGCATGGGCTCGCAGGGGGGGATGGCTTTAAGCCTCATGTCGTGGGCGGGAAAAGCGCTGGTGGCTCTGGTGTTTTACTGTTTTTTTCTTGGTCTCGGGGAAGAACTGCTCTTTCGAGGTTATCTTCAATCGCGGCTCAATCAGGCGTTTGGAAAACCCTTTCTGTTCTTTGGGGTTGCCTGGGGATGGGGCGTGGTGCTTTCTGCGGCGCTGTTTGGTGGGATGCATCTCCTTAACTTGGGGAGTTTGGTAAGTGGGCACTGGCAACCAGCGCCATGGTGGGGGTTGTGGACATTTTTTGCCGGGCTGGTGATGGGGTTTGTGCGGGAGAAAAGTGGCGGGATTCTTGCCCCGGTTCTTTTGCACGGGCTTCCGCAGGCGCTTGCCGAAGCAGTCCTTGGGCGGTGAAGGCTTCAAAGGTCATTGGTTGGTAGTTTTTTTCGTTTTTTGAAAGGTTTAACATGAACATAGAAGATGCCCGTAGATACCTGAAGATGTTATGTGAAGACATCCCCGACCGCAGTGTGGGGAGCGAGGGCAACCGCCGCGCTGTTGCCTTTTTCACAGAATTGGTTTCTTCTTTTGGCTGGCAAACCGAAACGATGGCGTTACCGGTGATCGACTGGCAGGAAAGAGGGGCTGACCTGCGCATCGGGGAACAGTCGTTTGATGTGCGGGTCAGTCCCTATTCGCTGGGGTGTGCGGTCGAAGCGCCATTGATCAGCGCTGAGACGCTGAAAGAACTGGAACGCCTGGAAGTGGAAGGAAGAGTACTGCTTTTGCATGGAGAACTGACCCGTGAGAAACTCATGCCCAAAAACTTCCCGTTTTACAATCCTGAGGAACACCAGCGCATTCTGGCTCTGCTGGGACAGAAACAGCCTGCCGCGCTGATTTGCGCCACAGGCAGAAATGCCGCCGTAGCGGGCGGCGTGTACCCTTTTCCTCTCATCGAGGATGGCGATTTTGACATTCCTTCTGTATTTACCACCGAAGAGGCGGGACAGGTTTTGCTTTCCTGCGTGGGTAAAACGGTGTGGCTGGAATCACGTTCCAACCGCATTCCTGCCTTTGCGGATCAGGTGATTGCCCGCAAAGGGAATAATCCCGACAGGCGCGTGGTCGTCTCTGCGCATATCGATGCCAAAAAAGGCTCGCCCGGCACAATAGACAACGCGATCGGCGTGGTGGTTTTGCTTTTCCTTGCCGAATTGCTCAAAGAATATCACGGAGACCCCGGAATTGAACTTGTTCCCTTCAACGGCGAAGACTACTACGCCGCGACCGGACAAATGGAGTACCTGCGGAAAAATCAGGGGCGCTTCCACACCATTTGGCTGAACATCAATCTGGATGGGGTGGGGTACAAAGACGGCAAAACGGCGTTGTCTTTTTTCAACCTGCCCGAATCTGTCAAAATGCACATGGATGAAATCCTCGCCCGATATGAGGGCTTGGTCGAAGGCTTCCCCTGGGTACAGGGAGATCACAGCATTTTCATTCAGCAGGGATGCCCTGCCGTTGCCGTCATCTCTCAGTGGCTTTTGGAACACCTGGACTCTCAGGAGATCACCCATACCTCTAAAGATGCCCCTTCAATCGTTGATCCCCACAAACTGGTGGAAATTGCTGTAGCGCTGAAGGATTTCCTGAACAGCCTCTCAGAGTTAAATTGATTGGGTATGGGCGGCTGAGGAATTTCCTGACATTCATTTCATTCCAACTGACAGAATCCAGGTAAAAAGTAATCTATTTTCGTACACAATTCGTATTATAATAACAGGTAACTTCAAGGGTGATGCACTGGCTTCATGCACAAGAGCCCTTCCCTTCCACACCTTTCCGAAAGGAGGGATGAAACGTATGCATCAGACCATGCTTTTTCCCGATGCACTTCGCGAATTTACCTTCGCTAAAAGTTATGAGCAGATTGTTCAGTTACTTCAGGACTATCCCGAACTGGATGAGTATGTCATCCCCATCCTTTCGCTGATGAGCACGCTGGGCTTGATGCTGGAAGTCGAGAAAGCCTTTGGGGAAACTTCTGAGACTCAGGAAAGGGTGATCGAAATCGTTGACCCCGCTACCATTGAAATCTTGCAGCAAAAACCCACCGCTCGGGAAACTGCCCAGACTATCAACCTGCTGATTTCCATTGGGCGCAGAAATCCTGCCGTCTTTACCGAAGAAGCCTGCACCATGCTGAAAATTCTGGCAGAGGGCGATATTCCCGCCAACCTGAAGCCAAAGTTATTGCGTTACCATGCTGCCTTGAGGGCGAGCCGGGATTCGGGGTTTGACCTGGAATGGGCGCTGAAGAAAAAGCGCGAAGCTGAGTGGGTGGATGAGGATTGGGAAAAGGCGGATCAACAGAGCGAACAAATGAAGGCGTTTCTGCTTGCCCCGAATGTTGAAAGCGCCCGTGCCGTAGTCCATCAATCGCACTGGCTGGAACCCTACCTGGAAGAGGGCGGGCTCTCATTTAGCGGTGAAGACCTGTCCCTTCGGCATGGATTAGCCCATGCCCTGTGGGAAAAATCCTGGTGCAGGGTGCGCCGCACAGTACGGGAGTATGCTGAACTGACCACTCCCAGAGCCTGGGAAGTGCTGGACCAATTTGCAGAAACCGCCAAAAAGCATCAGAAGAAGCAAACCGTTCATGAGGTGCTTGCCATCAAGTTCGAGTACTTCTCCGTGCTTTTGAAGAAGTGTGCCGAGCAGGGTGTGGATCGTGTCTTCCTGGAGTATGCAAATCATTTTGTAGCCTGAGGAAGGCTGGAAAAGTCTTTCCATCGGGTTAGACACTTGCCCTTTCTTTCCGTATAATGAGGGCATGGATATTCCTTCCGGATTCTGGCTGACTTTGCTTGCCTGTGCCGGCTATGGTGCGATTCACTCGGCACTGGCTTCCCACACTGTCAAGGGCTGGGCAGAGCGCCGCTTTGGGCAGTTTGCCCGGCGCACCTACCGGCTGTTTTTCGTCTTGATGGCTTCGCTGACCACGCTGGCTTTGCTTGCCGTCCCTTTGCTCTTGCCCGACCGTCCGCTGTACGTGATTCCCTTCCCCTGGATAATTCTGACCCTGGCGGTGCAGGCATTTGCCGTGTGGGGCTTGCTGGCGGCTCTCAGCCAGACGGACGCGCTTGCCTTTCTGGGACTGCGCCAGTTATCTGCCCCCGAGCCATTGCGCCGCCGCGCCAAAAGCGGAGAACTTGTCACGCGCGGGTTTTACGGCAGGGTGCGCCACCCATTGTATTTGTTCTCGCTCATCCTTCTCTGGCTGTTTCCGGTGGTTACCTGGAACATTCTCGCGCTGATGATTGGCTTGACGGTCTATCTGTACATTGGCACTCTGCTGGAAGAGCGCAAACTGCTGGATGAGTTTGGCGAAGCCTATGCCGAGTATCGGCGTACCACGCCGATGATTTTCCCCCGTTTGTTGCCCGGGCGTGTTACAAGACCACGCCAAGAAGGGGAGTGAGCATCTCGGCGCGGCTCAGCCCGCCGTGACGCCCCAAGAGGGTGTTTTCCTTCAGTCCAAAGTACCAGTAATAATCCTCACGGGGCAGGATGACGAAATCGCCGATGCGCTCCCACAGGCAGGGGGCAGGTGTGGTTTTGCCCAGCCAGCCGGTCTGGACGAATTCCGTTGCGGGGAGTACCTCAAACCGTCCATTCCAGAGTTCAGCCA of Anaerolinea thermophila UNI-1 contains these proteins:
- a CDS encoding nucleotidyltransferase family protein produces the protein MKAILAAGGEASIQDPLYPYTQGKPKALLEMAGKPMVQWVIDALNASSVVDSIVVVGLPPHTPLESRLPLRILPDHHGMLENFQAGARAIYEEERRDQMVLAVSADIPLIRGEMVDWVAQNTQDIEADVYYHIIERHVMETRFPQSKRTYLRIEGREYCGGDLNALRLKAVLEADSLWNAMVQARKNPLKQAQLIGWDILLLLLLGRLTIPEAERRFSRRLGLRARAISCPYAELGMDVDKPVQYELALRELSAR
- a CDS encoding phosphatase PAP2 family protein, producing MASSIWNWVQRWDDRWTPRFTLKPGGGWIWRSAAVLAHSGDSWFWVGALALVWLFTTGDWHRRAALLAAAVGVQALAVFALKQFIRRPRPEGEWGAIYRNVDPHSFPSGHAARAALLAVMGLGLGPQWFAVLLLIWAPLVSLARVATGVHYLSDVLAGILLGSLMGAGMLALSDWLMRLFPFFF
- a CDS encoding glycoside hydrolase family 5 protein, which encodes METLSGFQAGVNLGGWISQYGSFDYQHFETFIQEEDIARIASWGMDHIRLPMDYPIFESDDNPFSYNERGFGYVDRTIEWCEKYNLNLILDLHRAPGFSFNTLEENRLFQNVDLQERFLALWETFARRYRKVERPTLIFELMNEVVLPTSAPWNELAQRAVRRIRSVDAERWIMIGGNHYNSAWTLKDLVRVDDPHIVYTFHFYEPMPFTHQKAYWVDFLKAFDTTTPYPGEIPHLEEFLAQHPEYAEQFAAYRGKVMNLDMLRYFIQPAVDFLEQTHLPLYCGEYGAIDHAPLESRLNWHRDIVGLLRQHGIGRAVWSYKEMDFRLVNWKGEVESQELVEIVSQR
- a CDS encoding CPBP family intramembrane glutamic endopeptidase yields the protein MALSLMSWAGKALVALVFYCFFLGLGEELLFRGYLQSRLNQAFGKPFLFFGVAWGWGVVLSAALFGGMHLLNLGSLVSGHWQPAPWWGLWTFFAGLVMGFVREKSGGILAPVLLHGLPQALAEAVLGR
- a CDS encoding M28 family metallopeptidase translates to MNIEDARRYLKMLCEDIPDRSVGSEGNRRAVAFFTELVSSFGWQTETMALPVIDWQERGADLRIGEQSFDVRVSPYSLGCAVEAPLISAETLKELERLEVEGRVLLLHGELTREKLMPKNFPFYNPEEHQRILALLGQKQPAALICATGRNAAVAGGVYPFPLIEDGDFDIPSVFTTEEAGQVLLSCVGKTVWLESRSNRIPAFADQVIARKGNNPDRRVVVSAHIDAKKGSPGTIDNAIGVVVLLFLAELLKEYHGDPGIELVPFNGEDYYAATGQMEYLRKNQGRFHTIWLNINLDGVGYKDGKTALSFFNLPESVKMHMDEILARYEGLVEGFPWVQGDHSIFIQQGCPAVAVISQWLLEHLDSQEITHTSKDAPSIVDPHKLVEIAVALKDFLNSLSELN
- a CDS encoding methyltransferase family protein, with translation MDIPSGFWLTLLACAGYGAIHSALASHTVKGWAERRFGQFARRTYRLFFVLMASLTTLALLAVPLLLPDRPLYVIPFPWIILTLAVQAFAVWGLLAALSQTDALAFLGLRQLSAPEPLRRRAKSGELVTRGFYGRVRHPLYLFSLILLWLFPVVTWNILALMIGLTVYLYIGTLLEERKLLDEFGEAYAEYRRTTPMIFPRLLPGRVTRPRQEGE